The Fretibacterium sp. OH1220_COT-178 DNA window TGATCCTGGTCGGCGACTCCCTGGGGATGGTGGTCCTGGGGTATCAGGGCACGATCCCCGTGACGATGGAGGACTGCATCAGCCACTGCAAGGCCGTCCGGCGCGGTGCTCCGAACACCTTCGTGATGGGCGACATGCCGTTCGGCTCCTATCAGATCTCGGACGAGCAGGCGGTGGAGAACGCCGTGCGCTTCTTCAAGGAGGCGGACGTGGATGCCGTCAAGCTGGAGGGCGGCGTCCGCGTGGAGAGCCGCATCAAGGCGATCGCGGACAGCGGCGTGCTGGTGTGCGGGCATATCGGGCTGACGCCGCAGAGCTCCGGCCCCATGGGCGGGTTCAAGGCCCAGGGCGTGACGCCGGATTCCGCCCGCTACGTGATCGAGGACGCCCTGGCGGTGGAGCGCGCCGGCGCCTACGCCCTGCTGGTGGAGGGCATCCCGCCGGAGCTGACGGAGTTCATCACCGGGCGCCTCTCGATCCCGGTGTACTCGATCGGCGCGGGGTGGCCGTGCGACGGACAGCTGATCATCTGTGGGGACATGCTGGGGCAGTTCCAGGCGTTCACGCCCAAGTTCGTGAAGAAGTACGCCAACCTCGCGGAGGTCATCACGAACGCCTTCAAGGCCTATGCCGAGGACGTGAGAACGGGGAAGTTCCCCGGCGACGAGCACGTGTACCACATCCGCAAGGGCTGCGAGGCGGAGTACGCGGCGATGCTGAAGGAGTACGAGAAGCGGTAGGGGCGAGGACAGGGGGCCAAAAGGTTGGCCCCCTTCGCTTTGGGGTCATATTCCCAGGGCCTTGTTGGCCTCCTGCAGGAGCTGTCCGCTCCTGACGAGCTCGTAGGCGGACCGGATGTCCGCGGAGAGGTTGCGGTCCCTGTCGTACCACGGGACGGACTTCCGGAACGCGTAGTAGGCGGGCTCCGTCCCCTTGCCCAGGCGCAGGTCCCCGTCGCGCTGGCGCCGTAGGGTCAGGGCCTGGGCCGCGTGCATCATCTCCATGCCCAGGATGTACTTCAGGTTGTCCACGATCTTGCGGATCCTCTGAACCACGTGGGGAAGATTGCTCGCGTGGTCCTCCATGCCTCCGGCGAGCGGGAGGAAGTCCGCGGTGGAGGGGTTCGAGAGGTGGCGGATCTCCGTATCCATCAGGGCGAAGGACTTCTGCAGGGCGCCGAAGGCGTGGACGTGGGTCTCCTCCGGGGTCAGGAAGCGGGGCAACCCGGTCAGGACGGGGTTGGCCATGCGGATCATCCGGTAGCAGGACATGCGGGAGACGTGGCTGAGCACCGTGCCGAGCATCTCGAAGC harbors:
- the panB gene encoding 3-methyl-2-oxobutanoate hydroxymethyltransferase, translating into MPKKKGRLEFLEMKKNGEKVTWITAYDFPTAMFAEAAGLDMILVGDSLGMVVLGYQGTIPVTMEDCISHCKAVRRGAPNTFVMGDMPFGSYQISDEQAVENAVRFFKEADVDAVKLEGGVRVESRIKAIADSGVLVCGHIGLTPQSSGPMGGFKAQGVTPDSARYVIEDALAVERAGAYALLVEGIPPELTEFITGRLSIPVYSIGAGWPCDGQLIICGDMLGQFQAFTPKFVKKYANLAEVITNAFKAYAEDVRTGKFPGDEHVYHIRKGCEAEYAAMLKEYEKR